The proteins below come from a single Dinghuibacter silviterrae genomic window:
- a CDS encoding hydrogen peroxide-inducible genes activator, whose protein sequence is MNFQQLEYIVAVDTYRHFATAAEKCFVTQPTLSMMIQKLEDELGAKIFDRSRQPVVTTEVGKPIVEQARIILKETAHLKELVRERQGTIAGELKVGIIPTLAPYLLPLFVKTFLKKYPLVRLVITELRTETIIEQLKSGALDVGILVTPLGDAHLTELPLFYEEFVVYTAKNEPIWGKKYVLAEDIDVKHLWLMEEGHCMRSQILNLCELRKQVADHDNFHYEAGSIETLIKMVEANAGVTILPELAARDLGARQQKNLRYFKDPAPVREVSLTIHRHYVRRKLVDKLKEEILRQIPDGMREAKKREVVQIG, encoded by the coding sequence ATGAATTTTCAGCAACTGGAATACATCGTGGCTGTAGACACCTACAGGCATTTTGCCACTGCGGCGGAAAAGTGCTTTGTGACCCAGCCAACGTTGAGCATGATGATCCAAAAGCTGGAGGACGAGCTCGGGGCGAAAATTTTTGACCGGAGCCGTCAGCCGGTTGTCACGACGGAGGTGGGTAAACCCATCGTGGAACAGGCCAGGATCATCCTGAAAGAAACCGCTCACCTCAAAGAACTGGTCAGGGAACGGCAGGGTACCATCGCGGGTGAGCTGAAGGTGGGGATCATCCCCACGCTGGCACCCTACCTGTTGCCGCTGTTTGTCAAGACCTTTCTGAAAAAATATCCCCTGGTGCGGCTGGTCATCACCGAACTGAGGACGGAGACCATTATAGAGCAGCTCAAAAGCGGGGCGCTGGACGTGGGCATCCTGGTCACGCCCCTTGGGGATGCACACCTGACGGAGCTACCCCTGTTCTACGAGGAATTCGTGGTGTATACCGCCAAGAACGAGCCGATCTGGGGGAAAAAATATGTCCTTGCAGAGGACATCGATGTGAAACACCTGTGGCTGATGGAGGAGGGGCATTGCATGCGCTCCCAGATCCTCAACCTTTGTGAGCTCCGCAAACAGGTGGCGGACCATGATAACTTTCATTACGAGGCGGGCAGTATCGAAACCCTTATCAAGATGGTGGAGGCGAATGCGGGGGTGACCATCCTCCCCGAACTGGCCGCCCGTGATCTGGGGGCCCGCCAGCAAAAAAACCTGCGTTATTTCAAGGACCCCGCCCCGGTACGGGAGGTGAGCCTGACGATCCACCGGCATTACGTGCGCCGGAAACTGGTGGACAAGCTAAAAGAAGAGATCCTGCGGCAGATCCCGGATGGGATGAGGGAGGCGAAAAAGCGGGAGGTGGTGCAGATCGGCTAA
- a CDS encoding anhydro-N-acetylmuramic acid kinase: MIYRVLGLMSGSSLDGLDLAYVHLHAGAGKWGYTFEAAETVPYTPEWRSRLEGAATLDARTYLLLDQEYGHFLGEKVNAFIRDRGLDFQVQLVASHGHTVFHQPAAGGRGAGAPAGHGAEAPAGHGAGSSVPGMTAQLGSGAAIAAVTGLQTVSDLRALDVALGGQGAPIIPIGEKLLFPGQRYFLNLGGIANVSDTAAGIAFDVCPANRVLNLLAEQKGVPFDRDGVLAASGKVVPSLLKTLDGLAYYRQAPPKSLDNAFGIRMVYGTIRESGCTVEDGLRTYVEHIARQVGAALSDRRVAEMPAREMLVTGGGAHNGFLMERLRENLASLGIQATVPEAGVVDFKEALVMALFGVLRLRQEENTLASVTGASRNSIGGALWNGQEG; encoded by the coding sequence ATGATATACCGGGTTCTGGGTCTCATGAGTGGAAGTTCTTTGGATGGATTGGATCTTGCTTACGTGCACCTGCATGCCGGGGCTGGTAAATGGGGGTATACCTTCGAAGCCGCGGAAACCGTTCCCTACACCCCCGAATGGCGTTCGAGGCTGGAGGGGGCGGCGACACTGGATGCGCGGACGTATTTGCTCCTGGACCAGGAATATGGACATTTTCTCGGGGAAAAAGTAAATGCTTTTATACGGGACCGCGGGCTTGATTTTCAGGTGCAACTGGTGGCGTCCCATGGGCATACGGTATTTCATCAGCCGGCGGCCGGAGGCCGCGGTGCCGGGGCGCCGGCGGGTCACGGGGCCGAAGCGCCAGCGGGACACGGCGCCGGGTCGTCAGTTCCGGGCATGACGGCGCAATTGGGCAGCGGCGCCGCCATTGCGGCGGTGACCGGGCTGCAGACAGTGTCCGACCTGCGGGCACTGGACGTGGCGCTGGGGGGACAAGGCGCGCCCATCATCCCGATCGGGGAAAAGTTATTGTTCCCTGGACAGAGGTACTTTCTCAACTTAGGCGGCATCGCCAATGTATCGGATACAGCGGCGGGGATCGCCTTCGACGTTTGCCCGGCCAACCGGGTGCTCAACCTGCTGGCGGAGCAAAAGGGGGTTCCCTTCGATCGGGACGGGGTGCTGGCGGCCTCGGGAAAGGTCGTTCCGTCGCTTTTGAAGACCCTGGACGGGTTGGCGTATTACCGGCAGGCGCCTCCGAAGTCCCTGGACAATGCGTTTGGTATCCGGATGGTCTATGGGACCATCCGGGAGAGTGGGTGTACGGTGGAGGATGGGCTGAGGACTTACGTGGAACACATCGCCCGGCAGGTGGGTGCGGCCCTTTCGGACCGGCGCGTGGCGGAAATGCCCGCCAGGGAGATGCTTGTCACGGGGGGCGGGGCCCACAACGGGTTCCTGATGGAACGACTCCGGGAAAACCTCGCATCGCTGGGTATACAGGCGACGGTGCCGGAAGCCGGGGTGGTGGACTTCAAGGAAGCATTGGTGATGGCCTTGTTTGGAGTGCTGCGGTTGCGGCAGGAGGAAAATACGCTGGCGTCTGTGACGGGGGCGTCGCGGAATAGTATAGGGGGGGCGTTGTGGAATGGGCAGGAGGGGTAA
- the upp gene encoding uracil phosphoribosyltransferase — MAVVNLSSTHSLLTNWISELRNVEVQTDRMRFRRNLERIGEVFAYEISRQLPWEAAEVATPMGTATAKVLKEQPVLATILRAGLPLHQGLLNYFDKADNAFISAYRKHHRDGTFEISLEYVSCPSLEGRVLIVSDPMLATGASLVKTLQFLKEEGHPSEIHVVAAIACTVGIETVLRNHPSVHIWCGDIDDELTAKGYIVPGLGDAGDLAFGVKVQM; from the coding sequence ATGGCAGTAGTCAATCTCAGCTCCACACATTCCTTATTGACCAATTGGATCTCCGAACTCCGGAACGTCGAGGTGCAAACCGACAGGATGCGCTTCCGGCGCAACCTCGAACGCATCGGAGAGGTTTTTGCCTACGAGATCAGCCGGCAACTGCCGTGGGAAGCGGCGGAAGTCGCTACGCCCATGGGTACCGCTACCGCCAAGGTCCTCAAAGAGCAACCCGTACTGGCGACGATCCTCCGGGCCGGTCTGCCGCTCCATCAAGGCCTGCTCAACTATTTCGATAAAGCCGACAACGCGTTTATTTCCGCATACCGCAAGCACCATAGGGACGGTACATTCGAGATCAGCCTCGAATATGTCAGCTGCCCGTCCCTCGAAGGCCGTGTTCTTATCGTGTCCGACCCGATGCTGGCCACCGGGGCTTCCCTCGTAAAAACACTGCAATTCCTTAAGGAAGAAGGGCATCCCTCTGAAATTCATGTCGTAGCCGCCATCGCCTGTACGGTGGGAATCGAAACGGTACTACGGAACCATCCGTCCGTACACATTTGGTGCGGCGACATAGACGACGAACTCACCGCAAAAGGGTACATTGTTCCCGGGTTGGGAGACGCAGGGGACCTGGCCTTCGGGGTCAAGGTTCAAATGTAA
- a CDS encoding PorP/SprF family type IX secretion system membrane protein: MKKWLTSSLLLILFCTTVRAQDPHFSQFFASPLTLNPALTGKFDGLYRIAGNYRNQWPTINNAFTTATISADTRILGDRIPENDDFGIGILGLTDQQADGVLNQNYISLSTAYHKGLDEDGYHQLSIGFQATYASSRLDGTKVNLGDELAPDGTWTVPSNDPFANRVFQLHYFDFNTGVLYNGSTSDRNNFYIGGSLYHINHPKESFDDANYYLPTRWTVHAGGHFPIADNASVYLSALHQSQAGANETVAGAAIALNANDDWYVNPTNVYVGAWVRFGDAILPYISMEFSGLQIGLSYDTNISPLKTASNSRGGIEVSLIYIKKPSDPNKRHLNCPKF, encoded by the coding sequence ATGAAAAAATGGCTGACATCATCATTGCTGCTGATCCTCTTTTGCACCACTGTCCGTGCACAGGATCCCCATTTTTCGCAGTTCTTCGCCTCCCCACTGACGCTCAACCCCGCCCTGACCGGTAAATTCGACGGACTCTACCGGATCGCCGGCAACTACCGCAACCAATGGCCCACCATCAATAACGCCTTTACGACCGCCACGATTTCGGCCGATACACGCATACTCGGCGACCGTATCCCGGAAAACGACGACTTCGGGATCGGTATCCTTGGTCTGACGGACCAACAAGCCGACGGCGTGCTAAACCAAAACTATATTTCCCTTTCCACCGCCTATCACAAGGGCCTGGATGAAGACGGGTATCACCAGCTGTCGATCGGATTCCAGGCGACGTATGCCAGCAGCCGGCTCGACGGAACCAAGGTGAACCTGGGGGACGAACTTGCACCCGATGGCACCTGGACGGTTCCTTCCAACGACCCCTTTGCCAACCGGGTTTTCCAACTGCATTATTTCGATTTCAATACCGGCGTACTCTACAACGGCTCGACCAGTGACCGGAACAACTTCTATATCGGCGGATCCCTATACCACATCAACCATCCCAAGGAAAGTTTTGACGACGCCAACTACTACCTGCCCACGCGCTGGACGGTTCACGCGGGGGGACATTTTCCCATCGCCGACAACGCCTCCGTCTACCTGAGCGCCCTTCACCAATCCCAGGCAGGGGCCAACGAAACCGTCGCCGGGGCGGCCATCGCCCTCAACGCCAACGACGACTGGTACGTCAATCCGACCAATGTTTACGTGGGCGCATGGGTCCGGTTTGGCGACGCCATCCTGCCCTATATATCCATGGAATTCTCCGGTTTGCAGATCGGTCTCTCCTACGATACCAACATCTCCCCCCTGAAAACGGCGTCCAACAGCCGTGGTGGTATCGAAGTGTCGCTGATCTATATCAAGAAGCCATCCGATCCCAACAAACGCCACCTCAACTGTCCGAAGTTCTAG
- a CDS encoding DNA-3-methyladenine glycosylase, which yields MQRIKKLPRAFYERPDVTLIARELIGKVLVTRIGGEYTSGRIVETEAYAGQIDRASHAFGGRRTDRTEVMYGRGGTAYVYLCYGIHHLFNVVTHEADTPHAVLIRGIEPLEGMEVMLRRTGKVFGDKSLGRGPGNVSVALGIRTTLTGASLLGNDIYIAEDAFVFAPEDIVASPRIGVDYAGEDALLPYRFSVRGHAHVSKAPRAARTSDS from the coding sequence ATGCAGCGGATAAAAAAGCTACCCAGGGCATTTTACGAACGCCCGGATGTGACCCTGATCGCCAGGGAATTGATCGGAAAGGTCCTGGTGACGAGGATCGGGGGCGAATACACCAGCGGGCGCATCGTGGAAACGGAGGCGTATGCCGGACAGATCGACCGGGCCTCGCACGCGTTTGGCGGAAGACGGACAGACCGGACGGAGGTCATGTATGGACGCGGGGGCACCGCGTACGTGTATTTGTGTTACGGCATCCACCACCTTTTCAACGTGGTGACGCACGAAGCGGATACGCCACACGCGGTGTTGATCCGGGGGATCGAACCCTTGGAAGGGATGGAGGTGATGCTTCGCCGAACGGGCAAAGTTTTTGGCGACAAGTCCTTGGGCAGGGGGCCCGGGAATGTGTCTGTCGCGCTAGGCATCCGCACGACTTTGACGGGCGCGAGCCTGCTGGGGAATGACATCTATATCGCGGAGGATGCGTTCGTATTTGCTCCGGAGGATATTGTGGCTTCTCCACGGATCGGTGTGGACTATGCCGGTGAGGATGCCTTACTACCGTACCGGTTTTCGGTGAGGGGCCATGCGCACGTGAGCAAGGCGCCGCGCGCGGCTAGAACTTCGGACAGTTGA
- a CDS encoding EI24 domain-containing protein has protein sequence MLKELIISFQSYYQAHLFIRQHKLWKWIIIPGILYAILFCAGFWFFLKSSNEAIGHLTALLGIRRWLETMQSSWLNFFVLFDDLILRLVLLFFYFSLFKYLILITGSPLFAYLSERIDAINMGTDYQFRWRSLWKDMGRGASQALRNALWQTVYTFTLLIVSFIPVVGWITPLVAFLIECYYYGFSMLDYSCAHHGLSRSRSVEFIGERRGLALGNGIVFYAMHVVLVLGWVLAPTYALVAAALSLYPHKQQTA, from the coding sequence TTGCTCAAGGAACTCATTATATCCTTCCAGTCCTATTACCAGGCACACCTGTTTATACGCCAGCACAAATTATGGAAATGGATCATTATACCGGGTATCCTTTACGCCATCCTTTTTTGCGCCGGTTTTTGGTTTTTCCTGAAGTCTTCCAACGAAGCCATCGGACACCTGACCGCCCTGCTGGGTATCCGGCGCTGGCTCGAAACCATGCAAAGCAGCTGGCTGAACTTCTTTGTCCTTTTTGACGACCTGATACTAAGGCTCGTCCTGTTGTTTTTTTATTTTTCCCTCTTCAAATACCTCATCCTCATTACGGGGTCTCCGCTCTTCGCCTACCTCAGCGAGCGCATCGACGCCATCAACATGGGGACCGACTATCAATTCCGCTGGAGGTCGTTGTGGAAGGATATGGGCAGGGGCGCCAGCCAGGCGTTGCGCAACGCCCTTTGGCAAACCGTCTATACTTTCACCCTTTTGATCGTGTCGTTTATCCCCGTGGTTGGCTGGATCACACCCCTGGTCGCCTTTCTGATAGAGTGCTATTACTACGGCTTCTCCATGCTGGACTACAGCTGCGCCCACCACGGCCTTTCCAGGTCCAGGAGCGTGGAATTTATAGGAGAACGCCGGGGCCTGGCGCTGGGCAATGGCATCGTCTTTTATGCCATGCACGTGGTCCTCGTGCTTGGATGGGTACTGGCCCCTACCTACGCCCTCGTCGCCGCGGCGCTGAGCCTTTATCCCCATAAACAACAAACGGCATGA
- a CDS encoding SAM-dependent methyltransferase: MKARVYLIPTVLAEDVLDPIPAYILPAVKQCHVLYVENERTARRYLKKLSRDIVIDDYKWTPIHKAEEPVLTAFRADLEAGLTIGILSEAGCPGVADPGQLLVACAQEAGAVVSPLTGPSSIFLGLMASGMNGQLFRFNGYLPIEPGERVKALRRLETETHLTGCTQIFIETPYRNNALLDTILKTCRPVTRLCIARDITGPTEAINTKTVASWKQSPPDLHKIPVLFILGH, encoded by the coding sequence ATGAAGGCGCGCGTTTACCTCATCCCGACCGTACTGGCCGAAGATGTCCTGGACCCCATCCCTGCATACATACTCCCCGCTGTAAAACAATGCCATGTCCTTTATGTCGAAAACGAAAGGACGGCGCGGCGGTATCTCAAGAAACTCTCCAGGGACATCGTGATCGACGATTATAAATGGACCCCCATCCACAAAGCCGAAGAGCCCGTCCTTACTGCCTTCAGGGCTGACCTGGAGGCAGGCCTTACCATCGGCATCCTCAGCGAAGCCGGCTGTCCCGGCGTTGCCGACCCCGGTCAGCTCCTGGTCGCCTGCGCGCAGGAAGCGGGGGCCGTCGTCAGCCCGCTAACGGGTCCCAGTTCGATTTTTTTGGGGCTCATGGCCAGCGGCATGAACGGCCAGCTTTTCCGGTTCAATGGGTATCTCCCCATCGAGCCCGGGGAACGGGTAAAGGCACTCCGCCGTCTTGAAACCGAGACCCACCTCACCGGCTGTACGCAGATATTTATTGAAACACCCTATCGCAACAATGCGCTGCTCGACACGATTCTGAAAACCTGTCGCCCAGTCACCCGTCTATGTATCGCACGGGACATCACGGGCCCCACCGAGGCAATAAACACAAAAACAGTAGCCTCGTGGAAGCAATCGCCTCCCGACCTTCACAAAATCCCCGTACTGTTTATATTAGGTCATTGA
- a CDS encoding M20/M25/M40 family metallo-hydrolase: MRKLLWVLVFPVSGAFAQDSAIIRRMADDILTNGQAYNNLRILCKQAPARLSGSANAAKAVALTEAMLREAGADTVYLQPCMVPHWERGAKEEAYAVTGNGRVSLAVCALGNSVGTPATGLTASVVEVRSFDELDKLGKKGLSGRIVFLNYPMNQTLVNTFSAYSDAVRYRVMGPSAAAKYGAVGFILRTLSTSLNDFPHTGTTRYDSTMPKIPAFAVSTNDAERLHVLVAKGAVKSIFMKASCRMLPDAPSYNVIGEIRGSEHPDEVVTVGGHLDSWDLAEGAQDDGAGIVQSIEVIRALKAQGIRPARTVRAVMFMNEENGGRGGKAYSDNAVADGLQYIFGLESDNGGFTPRGFSIGAKGAQLKAFTDWAPLFEPYGVYEWRVGGGGADVDPLVRAKAVVGELLPDSQRYFDFHHAGNDVFEAVNRRELLLGAVNMTALIYLVSKYGI, translated from the coding sequence ATGAGAAAACTTCTTTGGGTTCTTGTTTTCCCGGTATCCGGCGCGTTTGCCCAGGATTCCGCGATCATCCGGCGGATGGCCGACGATATCCTGACCAACGGGCAGGCATACAACAACCTGCGCATCCTGTGCAAACAAGCCCCGGCACGCTTGTCCGGGTCAGCCAACGCGGCAAAGGCGGTAGCCCTGACCGAAGCCATGCTCAGGGAAGCGGGCGCCGATACCGTCTATCTCCAGCCTTGTATGGTCCCGCACTGGGAACGGGGTGCGAAAGAAGAAGCCTACGCCGTGACGGGCAATGGGCGGGTTTCGCTGGCCGTATGCGCCCTTGGCAATTCGGTGGGCACACCGGCCACGGGGTTGACGGCCTCCGTCGTGGAGGTCCGGTCTTTTGACGAACTGGATAAATTGGGTAAGAAGGGGCTGAGCGGCCGGATTGTTTTTCTCAATTACCCCATGAACCAGACCCTGGTCAATACTTTCTCGGCGTACAGCGACGCGGTTCGTTACCGGGTAATGGGCCCGAGTGCGGCGGCGAAATACGGGGCGGTTGGTTTTATCCTGAGGACCTTGTCTACTTCTCTCAACGATTTCCCCCATACGGGCACCACGCGTTATGACAGCACGATGCCAAAAATTCCTGCTTTTGCTGTGAGCACGAACGACGCCGAGCGGCTCCATGTTTTGGTCGCTAAGGGCGCGGTAAAGAGCATTTTTATGAAGGCGTCCTGCCGGATGCTGCCCGATGCGCCTTCGTATAACGTGATCGGCGAGATCCGTGGGAGCGAACACCCGGACGAGGTGGTCACCGTTGGTGGACACCTGGATTCCTGGGACCTGGCGGAAGGTGCCCAGGACGACGGGGCGGGGATCGTGCAAAGCATCGAGGTCATCCGGGCGCTCAAGGCGCAAGGGATCCGGCCGGCGAGAACGGTCCGGGCTGTGATGTTCATGAACGAGGAGAACGGGGGACGGGGTGGAAAGGCATATTCGGATAACGCGGTGGCCGACGGTTTGCAATACATCTTCGGACTGGAAAGCGACAATGGCGGCTTTACACCCAGGGGCTTCTCCATCGGTGCCAAGGGCGCACAGCTCAAGGCGTTTACGGATTGGGCACCGTTGTTTGAGCCTTACGGGGTCTATGAATGGAGGGTTGGCGGCGGTGGTGCCGATGTGGATCCGCTGGTCAGGGCCAAAGCCGTGGTCGGCGAGCTGTTACCGGATTCGCAGCGGTACTTCGACTTCCACCACGCGGGCAATGACGTTTTTGAAGCAGTCAACCGCCGCGAATTGTTGCTGGGGGCTGTAAATATGACCGCTTTGATATATCTTGTAAGCAAGTACGGTATATAA
- the bshA gene encoding N-acetyl-alpha-D-glucosaminyl L-malate synthase BshA: MRIGIVCYPTFGGSGVLATELGKALADKGHSVHFITYREPVRLGGFNANICYHEVRVPTYPLFDYPPYESALASTLVDVTLNDNLDLLHVHYAIPHASAAYMAQKILEKNQGRKIPFITTLHGTDITLVGKDQTYGPVVAFSINESDAITAVSDNLREETLKTFPINKPIQVIHNFVDVKRFQRKPFDAFRKVIAPGGEKILLHASNFRKIKRVEDVIRIFAEVRRALPAKLLMVGDGPERHMAESLCRETGFCDDIRFVGKQEQMEDILAISDLFVLPSEYESFGLSALEAMAAGVPVISTDVGGLPEIILQGETGFMGRVGDVEAMSRHAIQILQDDTLYKQMSAQAKAQARKFDIHNIVPQYEALYQQFIGNRS, encoded by the coding sequence ATGAGAATCGGGATAGTCTGTTATCCGACTTTTGGAGGAAGCGGTGTACTCGCCACGGAGCTGGGCAAGGCCCTTGCCGACAAAGGGCACTCGGTCCACTTCATCACCTACCGGGAGCCGGTCCGCCTGGGTGGATTCAACGCCAATATCTGCTACCACGAGGTGCGCGTACCCACCTATCCCCTTTTCGACTATCCGCCCTACGAATCGGCCCTGGCCTCTACCCTGGTGGACGTCACGCTCAACGACAACCTCGACCTCTTACACGTCCACTATGCCATCCCTCACGCCTCCGCGGCGTACATGGCCCAAAAGATCCTGGAGAAGAACCAGGGCCGGAAGATCCCCTTTATTACCACCCTCCACGGAACCGACATCACCCTCGTGGGTAAGGACCAGACCTATGGTCCGGTGGTTGCCTTTTCCATCAACGAGTCGGACGCCATCACCGCCGTGTCCGACAACCTCAGGGAAGAAACCCTGAAGACCTTCCCCATCAACAAACCGATACAGGTCATCCACAACTTTGTCGACGTAAAACGGTTTCAGCGCAAGCCCTTCGACGCTTTCCGCAAGGTCATCGCCCCGGGAGGCGAGAAGATCCTACTCCACGCCTCGAACTTCCGGAAGATCAAACGTGTCGAGGACGTGATCCGCATCTTTGCCGAAGTCCGCCGGGCGCTCCCCGCCAAGCTATTGATGGTCGGTGACGGACCGGAACGGCACATGGCCGAATCCTTATGCCGGGAAACCGGGTTTTGTGACGACATCCGTTTCGTGGGCAAACAGGAGCAAATGGAAGACATCCTGGCCATCTCCGACCTGTTCGTCCTTCCCTCCGAATACGAGAGCTTCGGCCTGTCCGCGCTCGAAGCCATGGCCGCGGGCGTCCCCGTCATCTCCACGGACGTGGGTGGCCTGCCGGAAATCATCCTCCAGGGGGAAACCGGTTTTATGGGCAGGGTGGGCGACGTCGAGGCGATGAGCAGGCACGCCATCCAGATATTGCAGGATGACACGCTTTACAAACAAATGAGCGCCCAAGCCAAAGCACAGGCGCGAAAATTCGACATCCACAACATCGTGCCCCAGTACGAAGCGTTGTACCAACAATTTATCGGGAATCGCTCTTAA
- a CDS encoding murein hydrolase activator EnvC family protein: MRVLPFVLLLLCVWRCMPVAAQQSRTELEKQRQDMLRELEEVNNTYNEIKKNKKESLGQLNLVQQKIRLRNREIENINAQIRAVDDSLFFINREIYRLRGDLDTLKANYAKSLIYAYKNRSSYDFLNFIFSATSFNDAVRRVEYLKSYRQNREQQVTEILKTEGLITHKARDFANAKVAKGEVLTNDSKARAKLEEEKREKDEVVAGLKSKEKELSKTISRKQREYNQLQLAIKTAVRHEIEVAQREAAAKDARDRAAASAAAAARTPAAPANRSSAIPSDAPTVEKPKSVHTSVLLGNDAEIKLASSFVTNHGRLPWPVSKGYVVAHYGKNIIEGTKLDYFNPSLTIGAEVGTPVKAVFDGVVSSVPDVAGHTVVIIKHGNYFTSYSNLSSVSVGKGDQVHTGQVIGAVAADDSGNGQIDFSLLRDLNSLDPEPWLRPNAR, translated from the coding sequence ATGCGCGTATTACCCTTTGTCCTACTCCTGTTGTGTGTCTGGCGGTGCATGCCCGTCGCGGCCCAGCAGTCCAGGACCGAACTTGAAAAGCAGCGCCAGGATATGCTCAGGGAGCTGGAAGAGGTGAACAATACGTACAACGAAATCAAGAAAAACAAGAAGGAAAGCCTGGGCCAGCTTAACCTGGTCCAGCAAAAAATCCGCCTGCGCAACCGCGAAATCGAAAACATCAACGCACAGATCCGCGCGGTCGACGACAGCCTTTTCTTTATTAACCGGGAGATCTACCGGCTCCGGGGAGACCTGGATACGCTGAAGGCCAATTACGCAAAGAGTCTTATTTATGCGTACAAGAACCGGAGCAGCTATGACTTTCTCAACTTTATTTTCTCCGCCACCAGTTTTAACGACGCCGTTCGCAGGGTGGAATACCTGAAGTCGTACCGGCAAAACCGGGAACAACAGGTCACGGAGATCCTGAAAACCGAAGGGTTGATTACCCACAAGGCCCGGGACTTCGCCAACGCCAAGGTGGCCAAGGGGGAGGTCTTGACAAACGACAGCAAGGCCCGGGCAAAACTCGAAGAGGAAAAACGGGAAAAGGACGAGGTCGTGGCCGGTCTGAAGTCGAAGGAAAAGGAATTGTCAAAAACGATCAGCAGGAAGCAAAGGGAATACAACCAATTGCAACTGGCAATCAAGACAGCCGTCCGGCACGAAATAGAAGTTGCCCAGAGGGAAGCGGCGGCCAAGGACGCCAGGGATCGTGCCGCCGCGAGTGCGGCCGCCGCCGCCAGGACGCCGGCCGCTCCGGCAAACAGGTCCAGTGCCATTCCGTCTGACGCGCCCACGGTGGAGAAACCCAAAAGCGTCCATACGAGCGTATTGCTGGGTAATGACGCGGAGATAAAACTGGCCTCCAGTTTTGTTACGAACCACGGGAGGTTACCGTGGCCTGTCTCGAAAGGATACGTCGTCGCGCATTATGGCAAAAACATCATCGAAGGCACCAAGCTGGATTATTTTAATCCGAGCCTGACCATCGGTGCGGAGGTGGGGACGCCGGTAAAAGCCGTGTTTGACGGGGTGGTATCTTCCGTTCCCGACGTGGCGGGGCATACGGTGGTCATCATCAAACACGGGAACTACTTCACTTCCTATTCCAACCTGTCCTCCGTATCGGTGGGAAAGGGAGACCAGGTTCATACGGGCCAGGTGATCGGGGCGGTGGCCGCCGATGATTCCGGAAACGGTCAGATCGACTTCAGCCTATTGAGGGATTTGAATTCGCTGGATCCCGAGCCGTGGTTGCGGCCAAACGCCCGCTAA
- a CDS encoding DUF4292 domain-containing protein, with product MRYVAVLAALVLGASFWAGCRSTKKIQQVINKKDTTALVIVHKDQAPDSLAHLYSVLTGMFGHHIDYTTFSAKVRVDYSNEQGHQPDFTAFIHMKKDSIIWIDISGPLGIGGFRVLITKDTLRYYDKLANTYTVRPLSYLQDVAELPLDLPKLQDLIVGNLVFFDSTRITSYRQGAASIYLLSAGDQYKNLVTLANGDYRIMHSKLDDVDPTRNRTADLTYDDYVSQGGILFPTTRSINLSEKSRVDIELNFKQFEFNLPLTYPFNVPKKYRRIK from the coding sequence ATGCGTTATGTTGCGGTTTTGGCGGCGTTGGTTCTTGGCGCCAGCTTTTGGGCCGGTTGCCGGTCCACCAAAAAGATACAGCAGGTCATCAATAAAAAAGATACAACGGCGCTGGTGATCGTTCACAAAGACCAGGCGCCGGATTCCCTGGCGCATTTGTACAGCGTCCTTACGGGGATGTTTGGCCACCATATCGACTATACCACCTTCTCGGCAAAGGTCCGGGTGGATTATAGCAATGAGCAGGGCCACCAGCCTGATTTTACGGCATTCATCCACATGAAGAAAGACAGCATCATCTGGATCGACATCTCGGGCCCGCTGGGGATCGGCGGTTTCCGGGTGCTGATCACGAAGGATACGCTGCGCTATTATGACAAGCTGGCCAATACTTATACGGTGCGGCCGCTGTCCTATCTCCAGGACGTGGCCGAACTTCCGCTCGACCTGCCCAAGCTCCAGGACCTCATCGTCGGTAACCTGGTATTTTTTGACAGCACGCGCATCACGTCCTACCGGCAGGGCGCGGCGTCCATCTACCTGCTGAGTGCGGGGGATCAGTATAAAAACCTGGTGACGCTGGCCAACGGGGATTACCGGATCATGCATTCCAAGCTGGACGACGTAGACCCTACGCGTAACCGTACGGCGGACCTGACGTATGACGATTATGTGTCGCAGGGAGGGATCCTTTTCCCTACAACGAGGAGCATCAACCTTTCGGAGAAGTCCAGGGTGGATATCGAGCTCAACTTCAAGCAATTTGAATTCAACCTGCCGTTGACGTATCCCTTTAACGTGCCGAAAAAGTATAGGCGGATAAAGTGA